A single window of Bacteroides intestinalis DSM 17393 DNA harbors:
- a CDS encoding sialate O-acetylesterase, whose product MKLILRTLLCILGVLLSNMIAHAQLSTPQVLSSNMVLQQGQKIPVWGTAEPNESILISFGKQRVKVRANASGRWMAELKPMAANKNPQQMSIKGKRTSIVYDNIVVGEVWLCSGQSNMVYKMKLPGNYALPAKGENLAALELRKPANEMIRVFVVRRDDKPVSWKVADGESLAEVSAVGYFFGKALQEQLDVPVGIITAAVNGSRIETWTSKEAYEHSPVFGPQLKEGEGKMDGMIPGGRYETMVLPLIPFAIKGCLWYQGESNCMIRDRQYAEKYQVLVDSWREAFNVPGAPFYSVLLAPHLYSNRMSKDRPPVTAEELPIFHQQQIKARSMIPNTDFVVVSDLVDKLRDIHPSYKWKVGERLARVALAKDYGLAEVVWSGPCADKAEVVADSIVVSFGHVADGLKTNNKGRLDWFEIAGKDGVFRPALADIRGRNKVVVYHPEIVQPVQVRFGWHETAMPNLVNSEGLPAIPFSRVSLSER is encoded by the coding sequence ATGAAATTGATTTTACGGACTTTATTGTGTATTCTCGGAGTGTTGCTTTCCAATATGATTGCACATGCGCAGTTGTCGACACCCCAAGTGCTTTCATCAAACATGGTCTTGCAGCAGGGACAGAAGATTCCTGTATGGGGAACGGCCGAACCTAATGAGTCTATTTTAATTTCTTTCGGTAAACAGCGGGTGAAAGTACGTGCAAATGCTTCAGGACGCTGGATGGCCGAGTTGAAGCCGATGGCTGCCAATAAAAATCCTCAGCAAATGTCGATAAAAGGGAAAAGAACAAGTATTGTTTATGATAATATTGTTGTAGGTGAAGTTTGGTTATGTTCCGGACAGTCGAATATGGTATATAAAATGAAACTACCGGGTAATTATGCCCTTCCGGCAAAAGGAGAGAATCTGGCTGCTTTGGAGCTCCGGAAACCGGCTAATGAGATGATTCGTGTCTTTGTGGTCAGGCGCGACGATAAACCGGTATCGTGGAAGGTGGCAGACGGCGAAAGTCTTGCAGAAGTTTCAGCAGTTGGTTACTTTTTCGGAAAAGCTCTTCAAGAACAGCTTGATGTACCCGTAGGTATTATAACAGCTGCCGTAAATGGATCGCGCATAGAGACTTGGACATCGAAGGAAGCGTATGAACATTCTCCGGTTTTCGGTCCGCAACTTAAAGAAGGTGAAGGTAAAATGGATGGCATGATTCCGGGTGGCCGGTATGAGACAATGGTTCTTCCTTTGATTCCCTTTGCCATTAAAGGCTGTCTTTGGTATCAGGGAGAGAGTAATTGCATGATACGTGACAGGCAATATGCTGAAAAGTATCAGGTATTGGTAGATAGTTGGAGGGAGGCTTTTAATGTTCCGGGTGCACCGTTCTATTCTGTATTATTGGCTCCGCATCTCTATTCTAATAGGATGTCTAAGGATAGGCCACCGGTTACTGCCGAAGAGTTGCCGATATTCCATCAGCAGCAGATAAAGGCGAGGAGCATGATTCCGAATACTGATTTTGTTGTGGTATCGGATCTTGTAGATAAGCTGAGGGATATTCATCCTTCTTATAAATGGAAAGTGGGAGAGCGTCTGGCACGTGTAGCTTTAGCTAAAGATTATGGCTTGGCGGAAGTGGTTTGGTCGGGTCCTTGTGCCGATAAGGCGGAAGTTGTGGCTGATTCCATAGTGGTATCTTTCGGGCACGTTGCTGATGGGCTGAAAACAAACAATAAAGGTCGCTTGGACTGGTTTGAGATTGCAGGAAAGGACGGAGTGTTCCGCCCGGCGTTGGCAGATATAAGAGGACGGAATAAAGTAGTCGTTTATCATCCTGAGATCGTGCAACCGGTACAGGTGCGTTTCGGTTGGCATGAAACGGCAATGCCAAATCTTGTAAATTCGGAAGGTTTGCCTGCGATTCCTTTTTCAAGGGTTTCTTTGTCAGAAAGGTGA
- a CDS encoding polysaccharide deacetylase family protein, whose protein sequence is MRQLFVILLALGIGMPVNAKQITFTKKGGTHYCMSGQDTLVVQTALKEHYILSIAPYKGDKACAISYTFDDGLAEQYSLVAPQFEKRGFRGTFAINGSKINSDGGLTTDTTRMSWEQVKDLSDRGHEISNHGWKHKNFARFPLEEIREDIYKNDSAIFANTGVMPRTFVYPNNNKKEEAKKIAVQNRVGTRTKQRSIGSKSTPQNLEAWVNTLIETNDWGVGMTHGLTYGYDAFRNPQRFWDHLDQVKAKEDKIWVGTFREVAAYVEEKGATQLDIVCEKNHLRITPELTLDKELFIEPLTLVIKGKQIKKISVRQDGKKLPVLLHTDKAVFDFNPYGGVIEVNLK, encoded by the coding sequence ATGAGACAGCTATTCGTGATTTTGCTTGCACTGGGTATTGGGATGCCGGTAAATGCCAAACAGATAACTTTCACAAAGAAGGGAGGGACTCATTACTGCATGAGTGGACAAGACACTCTTGTTGTCCAGACTGCTTTAAAAGAACACTATATTTTGTCTATTGCTCCGTACAAAGGTGACAAGGCATGTGCTATCAGTTATACATTCGATGACGGTTTGGCGGAACAATATTCATTGGTTGCTCCTCAGTTTGAGAAAAGGGGATTCCGGGGTACATTTGCTATTAATGGTTCTAAGATTAATAGCGATGGTGGACTAACTACGGATACCACGAGGATGAGCTGGGAGCAAGTGAAAGACTTATCGGACAGAGGACATGAGATATCGAATCATGGTTGGAAACATAAGAATTTTGCCCGATTTCCGTTAGAGGAAATCAGAGAGGATATTTATAAGAACGATAGTGCCATCTTTGCCAATACAGGAGTCATGCCCCGCACTTTTGTGTATCCTAATAACAATAAGAAAGAAGAGGCTAAGAAGATTGCTGTTCAGAACCGGGTAGGTACAAGAACCAAACAACGTTCTATCGGTAGTAAATCTACTCCTCAGAACCTGGAAGCTTGGGTAAATACTTTAATAGAAACTAATGATTGGGGGGTAGGGATGACGCATGGCCTGACCTATGGTTATGATGCTTTTCGTAATCCACAACGCTTCTGGGATCATTTGGATCAAGTAAAAGCGAAGGAGGATAAAATCTGGGTTGGGACATTCCGTGAAGTGGCGGCTTATGTTGAAGAAAAGGGAGCGACTCAGTTGGATATTGTATGTGAAAAAAATCATTTAAGAATAACTCCGGAATTGACTTTGGATAAGGAGTTATTTATAGAACCGTTGACGCTGGTTATTAAAGGAAAGCAGATAAAAAAGATTTCTGTCAGACAAGACGGGAAGAAACTGCCTGTGCTACTTCATACAGATAAAGCCGTTTTTGACTTTAATCCTTATGGAGGGGTGATAGAAGTAAATCTTAAATAA
- a CDS encoding sialate O-acetylesterase — MRKVVMYFILLFILIASSSCVTTSKPVHVIITAGQSNTDGRTSNKDLPDYIKALAKDTAEYSEGAYPYCRIAQNDPNGKFIPFWPRAARSERNNLWAYDAVTYYWLEQLLKDKFYVIKWAVGGTSIAPNYDSAKGRYWSADPEWLSQTESTSKGGRSLLLSFIQEIDICIDQTLSKLEEGYQIDAFLWHQGESDQRKGKDYYDNLKAVVTYVRTHLSQKTGKDYSKLPFIFGTVARSNKSYSSEVEAGMRRLAEEDSNAYLIDMSDAELLNDRLHFNKKSAEHLGREMYKRLAEIMF, encoded by the coding sequence ATGAGAAAAGTGGTGATGTATTTTATTTTGTTGTTTATCCTTATTGCAAGTAGTTCTTGTGTGACAACTTCCAAACCGGTTCATGTAATTATTACAGCCGGCCAGTCGAACACTGACGGGCGAACTTCAAATAAGGACTTGCCGGACTATATTAAAGCATTGGCAAAAGATACTGCAGAGTATTCCGAAGGGGCATATCCTTATTGCCGGATTGCACAGAATGATCCGAACGGAAAATTCATCCCTTTTTGGCCTCGGGCTGCGCGAAGTGAGCGAAATAACTTGTGGGCCTATGATGCTGTGACCTATTATTGGCTGGAACAGTTATTAAAAGATAAATTTTATGTGATCAAATGGGCAGTTGGTGGAACCTCTATTGCTCCTAATTATGATTCTGCAAAAGGAAGATATTGGTCGGCAGATCCTGAATGGCTATCTCAAACAGAATCGACATCTAAGGGAGGAAGATCACTTTTATTGTCATTCATTCAGGAAATAGATATTTGTATTGATCAAACTCTTTCGAAGTTGGAAGAAGGGTATCAAATTGATGCTTTTCTTTGGCATCAGGGGGAGAGTGATCAGCGTAAGGGAAAAGATTATTATGACAATCTGAAAGCTGTAGTCACTTATGTACGCACACATTTAAGTCAGAAAACAGGCAAGGATTATTCGAAGCTTCCCTTTATATTCGGCACAGTTGCCAGAAGTAATAAATCCTATAGCAGTGAGGTGGAAGCAGGTATGCGCCGCTTGGCAGAGGAAGATTCAAATGCTTATCTGATAGATATGTCTGATGCAGAGTTATTGAATGACCGACTTCATTTTAATAAAAAATCGGCAGAGCATTTGGGGCGGGAAATGTATAAGCGTTTGGCTGAAATAATGTTTTAA